A window of Clostridium sp. 'White wine YQ' contains these coding sequences:
- a CDS encoding glycosyl hydrolase family 65 protein, translated as MSWRVKEESFNKENIVNNGNKFITGNGYMGFRGTLEEYTKNELVACNISGLYDKQGDKWREPINAPNGTFTTLMVDGEEYSVLKEEPFEHNQVLDIKEGVHRRNTEWNSEKGKIAIKAERFISLSNVHLICLKYTVTVDETSEIEINTGIDGDVWDINGPHLENYMLESDKNYIKISTPTQELKVPVVVAEICKKDFEAEEAILKTEKSILRNIKFKGEPGVEYTIYKYVSVYTGNDEASNIEAECLDVAVKGAEDGYDKNYNAHAAKWNDRWEVSDVIIEGNEDDQLALRYSIYQLHIIAPVHSNKLSIPARGLSGQTYKGAIFWDTEMFMLPFFLHTSPDVAINLVNYRIRTLQGAREKANYYGFKGAFYAWESQEDGQDACSDFNVTDVFTGRPVKTYFKDKQVHISAAVSHAIWETYKFTGDDNLLLNGGAEVILECARFYYSYAYFKEDKDRYEILDVIGPDEYHERVNNNAYTSKMVYHTLDIAFKILEILQDKYPEECLKLLSKIEYDKEEILSLIKFKEKLYVPKPDEKTLVIEQFSGYNELEDCTLEEVKSRLLDPKEYWGGGHGVASTTKIIKQADVVLMLNLFKNEYSKEVKKANWEYYEPRTEHGSSLSPCIYALLSCDIGNAEWAYPFFVKTSNVDLTGESKQFAGSIYIGGTHPAANGGAWMSAILGFGGLKIQEGKITIEPKLPKSWNRLAFKVILRGEKYLIDINRDSSSGVITESILKTS; from the coding sequence ATGTCTTGGAGAGTAAAAGAAGAGAGTTTTAATAAAGAGAATATAGTTAACAATGGAAATAAATTTATTACTGGAAATGGGTATATGGGCTTTAGAGGAACATTGGAGGAGTATACAAAAAATGAACTAGTTGCCTGTAATATTTCAGGTTTATATGATAAGCAAGGGGATAAGTGGCGTGAGCCTATCAATGCTCCAAATGGTACATTTACAACACTAATGGTAGATGGAGAAGAATATTCAGTGCTTAAGGAAGAACCTTTTGAGCATAATCAAGTTCTTGATATTAAGGAAGGAGTCCATAGAAGAAACACAGAGTGGAATAGTGAAAAAGGAAAAATTGCAATTAAGGCTGAACGTTTCATAAGCCTTTCTAATGTTCATTTAATATGTCTTAAATATACTGTGACTGTAGATGAGACAAGTGAAATAGAGATTAATACAGGCATTGATGGGGATGTATGGGATATAAATGGCCCCCATTTAGAAAATTACATGCTAGAAAGTGATAAAAACTATATAAAAATATCAACTCCAACTCAAGAATTAAAAGTCCCAGTTGTGGTAGCAGAAATCTGTAAAAAGGATTTTGAGGCAGAAGAAGCTATATTAAAAACTGAAAAAAGCATTCTTAGAAATATAAAGTTTAAAGGGGAGCCAGGAGTAGAATATACAATTTATAAATATGTTTCTGTTTATACGGGAAATGATGAAGCCTCAAATATAGAAGCTGAATGTTTAGATGTAGCAGTTAAGGGGGCTGAGGATGGGTATGACAAAAACTATAATGCTCATGCAGCAAAATGGAATGATAGATGGGAAGTTTCTGATGTAATAATTGAAGGTAATGAGGATGATCAATTGGCACTTCGCTATAGTATATATCAACTTCACATTATAGCACCAGTACATTCAAATAAGTTATCAATACCAGCACGAGGACTTTCTGGACAAACCTATAAGGGTGCTATCTTCTGGGATACAGAGATGTTTATGCTTCCATTCTTCCTTCATACCTCACCAGATGTTGCCATTAATTTAGTTAATTACAGAATAAGAACCCTGCAAGGAGCTAGAGAAAAGGCAAATTATTACGGCTTTAAAGGAGCTTTTTATGCATGGGAAAGTCAAGAAGATGGACAAGATGCCTGTAGTGATTTTAATGTAACAGATGTATTTACTGGACGTCCAGTTAAAACATATTTCAAAGATAAGCAGGTTCATATAAGTGCTGCAGTATCTCATGCAATATGGGAAACTTATAAGTTTACTGGAGATGACAACTTACTTTTAAATGGCGGAGCAGAAGTAATTTTGGAATGTGCAAGATTTTATTATTCCTATGCGTACTTTAAAGAAGATAAGGACAGGTATGAAATCTTGGATGTTATTGGACCAGATGAGTATCATGAAAGAGTAAATAATAATGCATACACAAGTAAGATGGTTTATCATACTTTAGATATTGCATTTAAAATCTTAGAAATATTACAGGATAAATATCCTGAGGAATGTTTAAAACTCCTATCTAAAATTGAGTATGACAAAGAAGAGATATTAAGTCTTATTAAATTTAAAGAAAAGCTTTATGTGCCTAAGCCAGATGAAAAAACTTTGGTTATAGAGCAGTTTAGCGGATACAATGAATTAGAGGATTGCACTTTAGAGGAAGTAAAAAGCAGACTTCTTGATCCAAAAGAATATTGGGGTGGAGGACATGGAGTAGCATCTACTACTAAGATTATTAAACAAGCAGATGTTGTACTTATGCTAAATCTGTTCAAAAATGAATATTCTAAAGAAGTTAAAAAGGCAAATTGGGAGTACTATGAGCCAAGGACAGAACATGGCTCAAGCTTAAGTCCTTGTATATATGCACTGCTTTCTTGTGATATTGGAAATGCAGAATGGGCATATCCATTTTTCGTGAAAACTTCTAATGTAGACTTAACAGGAGAGTCTAAGCAGTTTGCAGGTTCAATATATATTGGTGGTACACACCCAGCAGCAAATG